A genomic region of Friedmanniella luteola contains the following coding sequences:
- a CDS encoding glycoside hydrolase family 15 protein yields the protein MSPAPSPPPPARVGTDQLTWRDGEPVQAVVDERDADGYADLRTYATIGDGRTIGLVARDGRIDWLPLPDLHGAVAFGALLDADNGGHVDLCPDEEFTASRRYLEGTNVLETTFRTASGVVRVTDSLNTGIAGRLPWAELARRLDGVEGTVTLTGRIVPGTCLNSASPWMHDTVHGKVLRLDGLTLAPRTLEDDGVEVGDRDVTVRYTTAPGSRHLLGLVATADEALYLPAPADLDEGVDRTVANWQRWSGTFSWDGPWASAVERSALVLKQLIYAPTGALAAAATPSLPESLAGGKNWDYRYAWIRDMAYSLTALFRFGVREETHSAMSWLLATMRRFVDEPQVFYTLSGGFPDQEPRHHDVPGWRHVGPVVSGNAASGQLQLGVFGDIFSIVQLYVDHGNVLDDATGRQLTVIADRACDLWRSQDSGMWELPELQHYTTSKLGCWHALTQAAHLAEIGQVPGSADRWASEADLIRTWVEENAWSEERGAYLWYPGSDQLDASILLHAISGFDRGERMSSTLDALRRELGHGPHLYRYSGAEQEEGLFVACSYWMVSALQLVGRGDEARELMDELMGTPNDVGLLAEMVEPGTGAFLGNLPQGLSHLALLNAAITVTTGDR from the coding sequence ATGAGCCCCGCACCGAGCCCGCCGCCACCCGCCCGGGTCGGCACCGACCAGCTGACGTGGCGGGACGGGGAGCCCGTGCAGGCCGTCGTCGACGAGCGCGACGCCGACGGCTACGCCGACCTGCGGACCTACGCCACCATCGGGGACGGACGGACCATCGGCCTCGTCGCCCGGGACGGGCGGATCGACTGGCTGCCGCTGCCCGACCTGCACGGCGCGGTGGCCTTCGGAGCGCTGCTGGACGCGGACAACGGTGGCCACGTCGACCTGTGCCCCGACGAGGAGTTCACGGCCAGCCGGCGCTACCTCGAGGGCACCAACGTGCTGGAGACGACGTTCCGCACCGCGAGCGGCGTCGTCCGGGTCACCGACTCGCTCAACACCGGCATCGCGGGCCGGCTGCCGTGGGCCGAGCTGGCCCGCCGGCTGGACGGGGTCGAGGGCACCGTCACGCTCACCGGCCGCATCGTCCCCGGCACGTGCCTCAACTCCGCCTCACCCTGGATGCACGACACCGTGCACGGCAAGGTGCTGCGGCTGGACGGCCTGACCCTGGCCCCGCGCACCCTCGAGGACGACGGCGTGGAGGTCGGCGACCGCGACGTCACCGTGCGCTACACCACCGCCCCGGGCTCGCGGCACCTGCTGGGCCTGGTGGCCACCGCCGACGAGGCGCTCTACCTGCCGGCTCCCGCCGACCTCGACGAGGGCGTCGACCGGACGGTGGCCAACTGGCAGCGCTGGAGCGGCACCTTCAGCTGGGACGGGCCCTGGGCGTCCGCGGTCGAGCGCAGCGCCCTGGTGCTGAAGCAGCTCATCTACGCCCCCACCGGGGCGCTGGCGGCCGCGGCCACCCCGTCGCTGCCGGAGTCGCTGGCCGGCGGGAAGAACTGGGACTACCGCTACGCCTGGATCCGCGACATGGCCTACTCGCTGACGGCGCTGTTCCGCTTCGGGGTGCGCGAGGAGACCCACAGCGCCATGAGCTGGCTGCTGGCCACCATGCGCCGCTTCGTCGACGAGCCGCAGGTGTTCTACACCCTGAGCGGCGGATTCCCGGACCAGGAGCCGCGGCACCACGACGTCCCCGGCTGGCGGCACGTCGGCCCCGTCGTCAGCGGGAACGCGGCCAGCGGCCAGCTGCAGCTGGGCGTCTTCGGCGACATCTTCAGCATCGTCCAGCTCTACGTGGACCACGGCAACGTGCTCGACGACGCGACGGGCCGCCAGCTCACCGTGATCGCGGACCGGGCCTGCGACCTGTGGCGCAGCCAGGACTCCGGCATGTGGGAGCTGCCCGAGCTGCAGCACTACACGACCTCGAAGCTGGGCTGCTGGCACGCCCTGACCCAGGCCGCCCACCTCGCCGAGATCGGCCAGGTGCCGGGGTCGGCCGACCGCTGGGCCAGCGAGGCCGACCTGATCCGCACCTGGGTGGAGGAGAACGCCTGGTCCGAGGAGCGCGGCGCCTACCTCTGGTACCCGGGCAGCGACCAGCTGGACGCCTCGATCCTGCTGCACGCGATCAGCGGGTTCGACCGCGGCGAGCGGATGTCCTCGACGCTGGACGCGCTGCGTCGCGAGCTGGGGCACGGACCGCACCTCTACCGCTACAGCGGGGCCGAGCAGGAGGAGGGCCTCTTCGTCGCCTGCTCCTACTGGATGGTGTCGGCCCTGCAGCTGGTCGGCCGCGGGGACGAGGCGCGCGAGCTCATGGACGAGCTGATGGGCACGCCGAACGACGTCGGCCTGCTGGCCGAGATGGTCGAGCCCGGGACCGGGGCCTTCCTCGGCAACCTGCCCCAGGGGCTCAGCCACCTGGCCCTGCTCAACGCCGCCATCACGGTGACCACCGGCGACCGCTGA
- a CDS encoding DUF664 domain-containing protein: MTLPFPSPLLPRASRTDVLTGYLDFFRTTVVAKVRSLPADHRHVSRLPSGWTPLELVQHLEHVERRWLVWGFEGRPVDEPWGDADGDGVWRVAPGTDAGALLERLEAQGGVTRAVAAAHALDEVGAPGPRWDGGAPPTLERVLLHLVQEYARHLGHLDVVVELAGAGTGEEGPPDAAAPPPPATP; the protein is encoded by the coding sequence GTGACCCTCCCGTTCCCGTCCCCGCTGCTGCCGCGGGCGAGCCGCACCGACGTGCTGACCGGCTACCTCGACTTCTTCCGCACCACCGTGGTGGCGAAGGTGCGCTCCCTGCCCGCCGACCACCGCCACGTCAGCCGACTGCCGTCCGGCTGGACCCCGCTCGAGCTCGTGCAGCACCTCGAGCACGTCGAGCGGCGCTGGCTGGTCTGGGGCTTCGAGGGGCGGCCGGTGGACGAGCCGTGGGGTGACGCCGACGGCGACGGCGTGTGGCGGGTCGCCCCCGGCACGGACGCGGGCGCGCTGCTCGAGCGGCTGGAGGCCCAGGGCGGTGTGACCCGGGCGGTCGCGGCCGCGCACGCGCTGGACGAGGTCGGTGCCCCCGGTCCGCGGTGGGACGGAGGCGCACCCCCCACCCTGGAGCGCGTCCTCCTGCACCTGGTGCAGGAGTACGCCCGCCATCTCGGCCACCTCGACGTGGTGGTCGAGCTGGCCGGCGCGGGGACCGGCGAGGAGGGCCCGCCCGATGCGGCGGCGCCGCCCCCGCCGGCCACTCCGTAG
- a CDS encoding VOC family protein yields MTAEPRGPRIRQVVLDTDDARSLAEFYRRFFFLTYRAGDEPPPPGEADERGRDWLVLHGDDGLGLAFQQVEDAPRSTWPEHGQAQMLHLDTTVDSAAELLRQRDRALELGASLLLDRFDDPEEPLYVFADPAGHPFCVFVG; encoded by the coding sequence ATGACCGCCGAACCTCGTGGCCCCCGGATCCGTCAGGTGGTGCTGGACACCGACGACGCCCGCTCCCTGGCCGAGTTCTACCGCCGCTTCTTCTTCCTGACCTACCGGGCCGGGGACGAGCCGCCGCCGCCCGGGGAGGCCGACGAGCGGGGCCGGGACTGGCTGGTGCTGCACGGCGACGACGGCCTCGGGCTGGCGTTCCAGCAGGTCGAGGACGCCCCGCGCTCGACCTGGCCCGAGCACGGCCAGGCGCAGATGCTGCACCTGGACACGACGGTCGACTCGGCCGCGGAGCTCCTCCGGCAGCGGGACCGCGCCCTGGAGCTGGGTGCGAGCCTGCTGCTGGACCGCTTCGACGACCCGGAGGAGCCGCTCTACGTGTTCGCGGACCCCGCCGGGCACCCGTTCTGCGTCTTCGTCGGCTGA
- a CDS encoding MarR family winged helix-turn-helix transcriptional regulator translates to MSVSPAGDEVEEAIRSLRAVILAGERYRHVLADRVGLGITETQAISYLTVFGDRGQTDLAADLGITTGSSTALVDRLERRGIAERYAHPSDRRRALVRLTDKGQAVVRSSHDWLLAALQDVPEERMGEAAGFLRSIADRLNAQSRQMAGGADQPGLGEPEPEPTAG, encoded by the coding sequence GTGTCCGTGAGCCCGGCCGGCGACGAGGTCGAGGAGGCCATCCGGAGTCTCCGCGCGGTGATCCTCGCGGGTGAGCGGTACCGGCACGTGCTGGCCGACCGGGTGGGTCTCGGCATCACCGAGACCCAGGCGATCAGCTACCTCACGGTGTTCGGCGACCGTGGCCAGACCGACCTCGCGGCCGACCTCGGGATCACGACCGGCTCGTCGACGGCCCTCGTCGACCGCCTGGAGCGGCGGGGGATCGCCGAGCGCTACGCGCACCCCAGCGACCGGCGACGGGCGCTGGTCCGGCTGACCGACAAGGGCCAGGCCGTCGTCCGGTCCAGCCACGACTGGCTGCTGGCCGCCCTGCAGGACGTGCCGGAGGAGCGGATGGGCGAGGCCGCCGGGTTCCTCCGCTCGATCGCCGACCGCCTCAACGCCCAGTCCCGGCAGATGGCCGGAGGCGCCGACCAGCCCGGGCTCGGCGAGCCCGAGCCGGAGCCGACGGCGGGCTGA
- a CDS encoding sugar phosphate isomerase/epimerase family protein, translated as MSDTTSTGSGRRQPQLAANPIPYWARDGKTREVFETAFADFQKIGFTAVKADVPEGMTAEEYAGWIAGYGLRPSLSLFSSPFDETIDIADEMERAKRFAADQVALGLDRTMVSSMAVPARMERPAVGADFDKDRLALAIENVGIVCQVLQSQGLRPLHHSHVGGVFETEAEVTELLDTLGPDVIGFGPDTGHLAWAGADPVALVRRYADRVGGIHLKDVFPDYLDPASREGLSYRDIGSTQRLWAEPGLGVVDLDGVMAALPADYDGDYMIEVDVPSVDSRYESHALSFAWAQRVLPALVG; from the coding sequence ATGAGCGACACGACGAGCACCGGCAGCGGACGGCGCCAGCCGCAGCTGGCCGCCAACCCCATCCCCTACTGGGCGCGCGACGGCAAGACGCGGGAGGTCTTCGAGACCGCCTTCGCCGACTTCCAGAAGATCGGCTTCACCGCGGTCAAGGCCGACGTCCCGGAGGGCATGACGGCCGAGGAGTACGCCGGCTGGATCGCCGGCTACGGCCTGCGGCCGTCGCTCAGCCTGTTCAGCTCGCCCTTCGACGAGACGATCGACATCGCCGACGAGATGGAGCGCGCGAAGCGGTTCGCCGCCGACCAGGTCGCCCTCGGCCTCGACCGCACGATGGTCTCCTCGATGGCGGTCCCGGCCCGGATGGAACGGCCGGCCGTCGGCGCCGACTTCGACAAGGACCGGCTGGCGCTGGCGATCGAGAACGTGGGCATCGTCTGCCAGGTGCTGCAGAGCCAGGGCCTGCGTCCGCTGCACCACAGCCACGTCGGCGGGGTGTTCGAGACCGAGGCGGAGGTCACCGAGCTGCTCGACACCCTCGGCCCCGACGTCATCGGGTTCGGACCCGACACCGGCCACCTGGCCTGGGCCGGCGCCGACCCCGTCGCCCTGGTCCGCCGGTACGCGGACCGGGTGGGCGGCATCCACCTCAAGGACGTCTTCCCCGACTACCTGGACCCGGCGTCGCGGGAGGGTCTCAGCTACCGCGACATCGGCTCCACCCAGCGGCTGTGGGCGGAGCCGGGGCTCGGGGTGGTCGACCTCGACGGCGTGATGGCCGCGCTGCCGGCGGACTACGACGGCGACTACATGATCGAGGTCGACGTGCCCAGCGTGGACTCGCGGTACGAGTCGCACGCCCTGTCCTTCGCCTGGGCCCAGCGCGTGCTGCCCGCCCTGGTGGGCTGA
- a CDS encoding sugar phosphate isomerase/epimerase family protein, whose translation MWTLSGFSDEISPDFAEQCALVAELGLTHLELRSAWGTNVLDLDADQLARASALLTQHDLAVSSIGSPIGKIGIGDDFGPHLERARHAVEVAHHFGAPYVRIFSFFVPAGVDPDSVRDEVLTRMSALARVAADGDVVLLHENEKEIYGDIPRRCLDVVESVGSPYLRLAWDAANFVQVGVRPFTDGYAQLRPHLAYVQIKDALLASGEVVPAGRGDGEVAETMRALHADGFDGFFSLEPHLSQTHALGGFSGPALFTEAWRAFTDLLRAEHIPFA comes from the coding sequence ATGTGGACCCTGTCCGGATTCTCCGACGAGATCTCCCCCGACTTCGCCGAGCAGTGCGCCCTCGTCGCCGAGCTGGGGCTGACCCACCTGGAGCTCCGCAGCGCCTGGGGCACCAACGTCCTCGACCTCGACGCCGACCAGCTCGCCCGGGCGTCCGCCCTGCTCACCCAGCACGACCTGGCCGTCTCCAGCATCGGCTCGCCGATCGGCAAGATCGGCATCGGTGACGACTTCGGCCCGCACCTGGAGCGGGCCCGGCACGCCGTCGAGGTCGCCCACCACTTCGGGGCGCCGTACGTCCGCATCTTCTCCTTCTTCGTCCCCGCCGGTGTCGACCCCGACAGCGTCCGGGACGAGGTGCTCACCCGGATGAGCGCCCTGGCCCGGGTGGCCGCGGACGGCGACGTGGTGCTGCTGCACGAGAACGAGAAGGAGATCTACGGCGACATCCCGCGACGCTGCCTCGACGTCGTCGAGTCGGTGGGGTCCCCCTACCTCCGGCTGGCCTGGGACGCCGCCAACTTCGTGCAGGTGGGGGTCCGGCCCTTCACCGACGGCTACGCGCAGCTGCGCCCGCACCTGGCGTACGTGCAGATCAAGGACGCGCTGCTGGCCAGCGGCGAGGTCGTGCCGGCGGGTCGGGGCGACGGCGAGGTCGCCGAGACGATGCGGGCGCTGCACGCCGACGGCTTCGACGGCTTCTTCTCCCTCGAGCCGCACCTCAGCCAGACCCACGCGCTGGGCGGGTTCTCCGGCCCCGCTCTCTTCACCGAGGCGTGGCGGGCCTTCACCGACCTCCTCCGCGCCGAGCACATCCCGTTCGCCTGA
- a CDS encoding LacI family DNA-binding transcriptional regulator — protein sequence MGDGAGGGASREPSRPTIYDVAEAAGVATSTVSRALAHPGRVSFATAERIRQVADQLGYRATRISRAATRRTSLLAVVVADITNPVYFGMIRGAERTAAHAGYTAVVVETQESETTERAALARVQPLVDGVVLTSSRMPDAAIREAAKQGPLVVLNRMVGQVPSVTSDNVRAVKRATEHLAGTGVDSITYLPGPEASWSDGMRWRGLREAGLELGMRVRRVGSQDPTMRGGAAAAEEWLAHRTPGVIAYNDLLAIGFIRAVTAAGVVVPDDVRVVGFDNIVDAELVQPGLTTLASPLVSLGSAAVNHLLKSTGRHRPEELEPMLLPARLVVRGSTGPHPVRPVGG from the coding sequence ATGGGCGACGGCGCGGGGGGCGGGGCGTCGCGAGAGCCGTCGAGACCGACCATCTACGACGTCGCCGAGGCCGCCGGGGTGGCCACCTCGACGGTGTCGCGGGCGCTGGCGCACCCCGGCCGGGTCAGCTTCGCCACCGCCGAGCGCATCCGGCAGGTGGCCGACCAGCTCGGCTACCGGGCCACCCGCATCTCCCGGGCGGCGACCCGGCGGACGTCGCTGCTGGCCGTCGTCGTCGCCGACATCACCAACCCGGTCTACTTCGGGATGATCCGCGGCGCCGAGCGGACCGCGGCGCACGCGGGCTACACCGCGGTGGTGGTCGAGACCCAGGAGTCCGAGACGACCGAGCGCGCCGCGCTGGCCCGCGTCCAGCCGCTGGTCGACGGCGTCGTGCTCACCTCCTCCCGGATGCCTGACGCGGCCATCCGGGAGGCGGCCAAGCAGGGCCCGCTGGTGGTGCTGAACCGGATGGTCGGCCAGGTGCCCTCGGTGACCAGCGACAACGTCCGGGCCGTCAAGCGCGCGACGGAGCACCTCGCGGGGACCGGCGTCGACTCGATCACCTACCTCCCCGGGCCGGAGGCGTCCTGGTCGGACGGGATGCGCTGGCGGGGGCTGCGGGAGGCGGGGCTGGAGCTGGGGATGAGGGTCCGCCGCGTCGGGTCGCAGGACCCGACGATGCGGGGCGGGGCGGCGGCCGCCGAGGAGTGGCTGGCGCACCGGACGCCCGGCGTCATCGCCTACAACGACCTGCTGGCCATCGGCTTCATCCGCGCCGTGACCGCCGCCGGGGTGGTCGTGCCGGACGACGTCCGCGTGGTGGGCTTCGACAACATCGTCGACGCCGAGCTGGTGCAGCCCGGGCTGACGACGCTGGCCTCGCCGCTGGTCAGCCTCGGCTCCGCCGCGGTGAACCACCTGCTGAAGAGCACCGGTCGTCACCGCCCGGAGGAGCTGGAACCCATGCTGCTGCCGGCCCGGCTGGTGGTGCGGGGCTCCACCGGCCCGCACCCCGTCCGGCCCGTCGGCGGATGA